A genomic region of Herbaspirillum sp. DW155 contains the following coding sequences:
- a CDS encoding pirin family protein produces MSTPYTRQIERLVNGIPTQDGAGVSLTRVLTHDLQRRLDPFLMLDAFHSDEPSDYLAGFPDHPHRGFETVTYMLAGRMRHRDNAGNEGLLEPGGMQWMTAGRGLVHSELPEQENGLMSGFQLWVNLAGKDKMTDPGYQDIPSAGIPETEPQPGVKVRVLAGSAFGVDGAIRRETTEPLYLDVKLEAGVTLELPVPATHNAFLYIYEGKLAVGAQASETRTADAGRMAVLSNVPGAAGVMVRAEQASRFLLIAGKPLNEPIAQWGPFVMNTREQVEAAIDDFRAGRF; encoded by the coding sequence ATGAGCACCCCCTATACCCGTCAGATCGAACGCCTGGTCAATGGCATCCCCACCCAGGATGGGGCCGGCGTGAGCCTCACCCGCGTCTTGACCCACGACCTGCAACGCCGCCTGGACCCGTTCCTGATGCTGGACGCCTTCCACTCCGATGAGCCCAGCGATTACCTGGCCGGCTTCCCCGACCATCCGCATCGCGGCTTTGAAACCGTTACCTACATGCTGGCCGGCCGCATGCGCCACCGCGACAACGCCGGTAACGAAGGCTTGCTGGAGCCGGGCGGCATGCAGTGGATGACGGCCGGCCGTGGCCTGGTGCATTCGGAGTTGCCCGAACAGGAAAATGGGCTCATGAGCGGTTTCCAGCTGTGGGTGAACCTCGCGGGCAAGGACAAGATGACCGATCCCGGCTACCAGGACATCCCCTCGGCCGGCATTCCCGAAACCGAACCGCAGCCGGGTGTGAAGGTGCGCGTGCTGGCAGGCAGCGCCTTTGGCGTGGACGGCGCGATCCGCCGGGAAACCACCGAGCCGCTGTACCTGGATGTGAAGCTGGAAGCCGGCGTCACGCTGGAGCTGCCGGTTCCGGCCACGCACAATGCCTTTCTCTACATCTATGAAGGCAAGCTGGCCGTGGGCGCGCAAGCCAGCGAGACCCGCACCGCCGACGCCGGTCGTATGGCCGTGCTGTCCAACGTGCCCGGTGCTGCTGGTGTGATGGTGCGCGCCGAGCAGGCCAGCCGCTTCCTGCTGATCGCCGGCAAGCCCTTGAATGAGCCGATCGCGCAGTGGGGCCCGTTCGTGATGAATACCCGCGAACAGGTGGAAGCGGCCATCGACGATTTCCGCGCCGGCCGCTTCTGA
- a CDS encoding DoxX family protein: MITNFTTFRIGRVLLASLFVISGIFKIVGFAGTVGYFTSLGLPVPTLAVLVTILVEVGGGLLLMSGRGLRPVSLVIALFTVGATLSAHQFWTLEGAAAQGQLIHFLKNVALIGALLLVSSIDPQAQPEERR, from the coding sequence ATGATTACCAACTTCACCACTTTCCGTATCGGCCGCGTTCTGCTGGCTTCCCTGTTCGTCATTTCGGGCATCTTCAAGATCGTCGGCTTTGCCGGTACGGTCGGCTACTTCACCAGTCTGGGCCTGCCGGTCCCGACGCTGGCGGTGCTGGTCACCATCCTGGTCGAAGTCGGCGGCGGCCTGCTGCTGATGAGCGGACGCGGCCTGCGGCCGGTGTCGCTGGTGATCGCGCTCTTTACCGTCGGCGCCACCCTGTCGGCACACCAGTTCTGGACCCTGGAAGGGGCTGCCGCCCAGGGCCAGCTCATCCACTTCCTCAAGAACGTGGCCCTGATTGGCGCACTGCTGCTGGTGTCCTCCATCGATCCGCAAGCCCAGCCGGAAGAACGCCGCTGA
- a CDS encoding LysR family transcriptional regulator → MNIERLSLDQLRVFVQVADSGSFLAAARKLSRAQSAVSYAIATLEDQLGVLLFDRSGYRPQLTAPGVALLADARQVLDHVDSLQVRANSYARGQELEVSLAVDVFFPTDCLVDLLQRFRQAFPAVTVRLEVEALGAVAERVIDGRSMLGILGTLPTTPPNLLRITLPSVQLVAVVAPDHPLARIKGRISEKLLQQQTQLVLSDRSELTARQDFSVHSRLTWRMSDLGTKHALLRAGMGWGNMPLHVVKDDLDAGRLVSISTIHHPPQGAELPIQCVYKPDHPAGPALSWWLDSLSALTALAPGNGARDTKQV, encoded by the coding sequence ATGAACATTGAACGTCTGTCGCTGGATCAGTTGCGGGTCTTCGTGCAGGTCGCCGACAGCGGCAGTTTTTTGGCCGCCGCCCGCAAGCTGTCGCGAGCCCAGTCGGCGGTCAGCTATGCCATCGCCACGCTGGAAGACCAGCTCGGCGTGCTGCTGTTCGACCGCAGCGGCTACCGGCCCCAGCTCACCGCTCCGGGGGTGGCGCTGCTGGCCGATGCGCGGCAGGTGCTCGATCACGTCGATTCGCTGCAGGTGCGGGCCAATTCCTATGCGCGTGGGCAGGAACTGGAGGTGTCGCTGGCCGTGGACGTATTTTTCCCCACCGATTGCCTGGTGGATCTGTTGCAGCGCTTTCGTCAGGCCTTCCCGGCGGTGACCGTGAGGCTGGAGGTGGAAGCCCTGGGCGCGGTGGCCGAGCGCGTCATCGATGGGCGCTCCATGCTGGGCATCCTGGGTACGCTGCCGACCACGCCGCCCAATCTGCTGCGCATTACGCTACCCAGCGTGCAACTGGTGGCCGTGGTCGCACCGGATCATCCCCTGGCCAGGATCAAGGGACGCATTTCCGAAAAGCTCTTGCAGCAGCAAACCCAACTGGTGCTTTCCGACCGCAGTGAACTGACGGCACGCCAGGACTTCTCGGTGCACTCGCGCCTGACGTGGCGCATGAGCGACCTCGGCACCAAGCACGCCCTGCTGCGAGCGGGCATGGGCTGGGGCAACATGCCATTGCACGTAGTCAAGGATGATCTCGATGCCGGACGACTGGTGAGCATCAGTACCATCCACCATCCACCGCAGGGAGCCGAACTGCCGATCCAGTGCGTCTACAAGCCCGACCACCCCGCCGGGCCGGCGCTGTCGTGGTGGCTGGACTCGCTGTCAGCGCTGACGGCGCTGGCGCCAGGGAACGGCGCACGAGACACAAAACAAGTTTAA
- a CDS encoding helix-turn-helix transcriptional regulator, whose amino-acid sequence MANDFPISLSTQLREHLRALRKQQRMTQAQLGERVGVSQARIAEIEANPGAVSVEQMMLLLSTLGASLRLHVHTSDQPAHAAAEPGAPAYIPARKQGSW is encoded by the coding sequence ATGGCCAACGACTTTCCCATCAGCCTCTCCACCCAGTTGCGTGAGCATCTGCGCGCCCTGCGCAAGCAACAGCGCATGACCCAGGCCCAGCTGGGCGAGCGCGTCGGCGTGAGCCAGGCCCGCATTGCCGAGATCGAGGCCAATCCGGGCGCGGTCAGCGTGGAGCAGATGATGTTGCTGCTTTCCACCCTGGGCGCGAGCCTGAGACTGCACGTCCACACCAGCGATCAACCTGCACACGCAGCCGCAGAACCGGGTGCGCCCGCCTATATCCCGGCCAGAAAACAGGGCTCCTGGTAA
- a CDS encoding HipA domain-containing protein: protein MQLNAWMNGELVGTWSVDRQMHRFRYAPQWARSAHFRPLSLSLPLTASGELRGDTVRHYFDNLLPDNADIRERLRQRYRLPSTGVFDLLQALGRDCVGALQLLPPDQEPQGWRSIACERLDEAAIEQLLYALPLSSPPASAQEDALRISIAGAQEKTALTWYRGKWCRPLGATPTTHIIKLPLGLIGGVMQRVDAGDSVYNEWLCSRILAAMGLPVAPARVEHFGRHTVLAVERFDRIRMKDGWIARLPQEDFCQAFGLPPTLKYESQGGPGLAQCLGLLNASSQAGDKTYFLLAQLAFFLLAATDGHAKNFSLHLHAGGRYEMTPLYDVLSMWPYFGKGPNQFRARQAGPAMMLRGRNPHRHFHTIEARHWRQLALQQGGEPVWQAMLALVHGAGDALDVAEAELPADFPARTWERISQGVRSHQERFLRGAVQ, encoded by the coding sequence ATGCAGCTCAATGCCTGGATGAATGGCGAACTGGTCGGCACCTGGAGCGTGGACCGCCAGATGCACCGCTTCCGCTATGCGCCGCAGTGGGCGCGTTCGGCGCACTTCCGGCCGCTCTCGCTGTCCTTGCCGCTGACGGCTTCGGGCGAGCTGCGTGGCGACACGGTGCGCCATTACTTCGACAATCTGCTGCCCGACAATGCCGACATCCGCGAACGGCTGCGCCAGCGCTATCGGCTGCCCTCCACCGGGGTATTCGACCTGCTGCAGGCGCTCGGCCGCGACTGCGTGGGTGCGCTGCAACTGCTGCCGCCCGATCAGGAGCCGCAAGGCTGGCGCAGCATCGCCTGCGAGCGTCTGGATGAGGCGGCCATCGAGCAGTTGCTGTATGCCCTGCCCTTGTCCTCGCCGCCGGCCAGCGCCCAGGAAGATGCGCTGCGCATTTCAATTGCCGGTGCGCAGGAAAAGACTGCACTGACCTGGTATCGCGGCAAATGGTGCCGTCCGCTGGGTGCCACCCCGACCACCCACATCATCAAGCTGCCACTGGGCTTGATCGGTGGCGTCATGCAGCGGGTCGATGCAGGGGATTCGGTCTACAACGAATGGCTGTGCTCGCGCATCCTGGCCGCCATGGGATTGCCGGTGGCACCGGCGCGGGTGGAACATTTCGGGCGTCATACCGTGCTGGCGGTGGAGCGCTTCGACCGCATCAGGATGAAAGACGGCTGGATCGCCCGCCTGCCGCAGGAAGATTTCTGCCAGGCCTTTGGCCTGCCACCGACCCTGAAATATGAAAGCCAGGGCGGGCCGGGCCTGGCGCAATGCCTGGGCCTGCTCAATGCCAGCAGCCAGGCGGGCGACAAGACCTACTTCCTGCTGGCGCAACTGGCCTTCTTCCTGCTGGCCGCCACCGATGGCCACGCCAAGAATTTCTCGCTGCACCTGCATGCGGGTGGCCGCTATGAAATGACGCCGCTCTATGACGTGCTGTCGATGTGGCCCTACTTCGGCAAAGGCCCCAATCAGTTCCGCGCGCGCCAGGCCGGTCCGGCCATGATGCTGCGCGGGCGCAATCCACATCGGCATTTCCATACCATCGAAGCGCGTCACTGGCGGCAACTGGCCCTGCAACAAGGCGGCGAACCGGTGTGGCAGGCCATGCTCGCGCTGGTGCACGGTGCAGGCGATGCCCTGGATGTGGCCGAAGCCGAATTGCCGGCGGACTTCCCCGCCCGCACCTGGGAGCGCATCAGCCAGGGCGTGCGCAGCCACCAGGAGCGCTTCCTGCGGGGTGCAGTGCAGTAG
- a CDS encoding GlxA family transcriptional regulator, giving the protein MTPTPSPQAPRNVVLLAYAGMNLLDLSGPLQALATTNRLQEREVYRLHVASAQGGAVLTSAGLPVLTQALSELEALLAADGLHTLISPGGSLGETFCIDTALVAWIRRAAPLAQRVCSVCTGAFHLAEAGVLDGLRVTTHWGSVEQLQRRYPALEVDGEPIYIRQGRIWTSAGVTAGIDLTLALVEQDLGHVAAIATARQLVMFIKRPGGQSQFSHPLASQTAGAGRFVELHAWIAANLGADLRVENLARQANMSPRTFARLYVAETGRTPARTVELMRLEAARRALEETRLPLKRIASQSGYGEEQNLRRVFLRQLGVSPGQYRERFAAS; this is encoded by the coding sequence ATGACTCCCACTCCCTCCCCGCAGGCGCCGCGCAATGTGGTCCTGCTCGCCTATGCCGGCATGAACCTGCTGGACCTGTCCGGACCGCTGCAGGCGCTGGCCACCACCAACCGCCTGCAGGAGCGTGAGGTCTATCGCCTGCACGTGGCGTCTGCGCAGGGCGGGGCGGTGCTCACCAGCGCGGGCTTGCCGGTGTTGACGCAGGCCCTGTCCGAGCTGGAGGCGTTGCTGGCCGCCGATGGCCTGCATACGCTGATCTCGCCCGGTGGCAGCCTGGGCGAGACCTTCTGCATCGATACCGCCCTGGTAGCGTGGATACGCCGGGCCGCACCCCTGGCCCAGCGCGTCTGTTCGGTCTGCACCGGCGCCTTCCACCTGGCTGAGGCCGGGGTGCTGGATGGCTTGCGGGTGACCACGCACTGGGGCTCGGTCGAGCAGTTGCAGCGGCGCTATCCCGCGCTGGAGGTGGATGGCGAGCCGATCTACATCCGCCAGGGGCGGATATGGACCTCGGCCGGTGTCACGGCCGGCATCGATCTGACTCTGGCGCTGGTGGAGCAGGACCTGGGGCACGTGGCTGCCATTGCGACGGCGCGTCAGCTGGTCATGTTCATCAAGCGGCCGGGAGGACAGTCCCAGTTCAGTCATCCGCTGGCCTCGCAGACGGCCGGGGCCGGGCGCTTCGTCGAGTTGCACGCATGGATCGCCGCCAATCTGGGGGCGGACTTGCGGGTGGAGAATCTGGCCCGCCAGGCCAACATGAGTCCGCGCACCTTCGCGCGGCTGTACGTGGCCGAGACCGGCCGTACGCCGGCGCGCACGGTCGAGCTGATGCGGCTGGAAGCAGCGCGGCGTGCGCTGGAAGAGACCCGCTTGCCGCTCAAGCGTATCGCCAGCCAGTCCGGCTATGGGGAGGAACAGAACCTGCGCCGGGTGTTCCTGCGTCAGCTGGGAGTGAGTCCCGGCCAGTACCGCGAGCGTTTCGCAGCGTCCTAA
- a CDS encoding MFS transporter: MRPSLSFHRDGGSRNAAILALCQGLFTCAISIDLTLTALTGWQLAPDKALATLPFALITVAGAVVTWFAAFLIQRLGRRWSFVLGAASCCVGGLISVWSVWHAHFWSFCVGTALVGVFQAFAQYYRLAAADAVDEPAKSRAISTVLAGGVIAALVGPALAAWSKDWFPTALFAGAYLVVAGMGLLSVLVLVLFYRDQREPAAAAPSQAEPAPARPLTVIARTPVFMASVANNVAGSMVMMFIMTAAPLAAVACHHGIDDGAAIIQWHLVGMYAPSFFAGRLIQRIGLGPVLLAGLGMNLGCALIAMQSTTLPAFYVALLLLGVGWNFMFVGGTTLLAQSYTPAERAKTQGLAELMRYAATALATLGAGPLLARFGWATLNAAILPVLLLSALVTLRWMWARRAGRTALAAGLR, translated from the coding sequence ATGCGCCCCTCCTTGTCCTTCCATCGTGATGGCGGTAGCCGCAATGCCGCCATCCTGGCCCTGTGCCAGGGCCTGTTTACCTGCGCCATCTCGATCGACCTGACCTTGACTGCCCTGACCGGCTGGCAACTGGCCCCGGACAAGGCGCTGGCGACCTTGCCGTTTGCCCTGATCACGGTGGCCGGTGCCGTGGTGACATGGTTTGCCGCCTTCCTGATCCAGCGCCTGGGCCGGCGCTGGTCCTTTGTCCTGGGGGCGGCCAGTTGCTGCGTGGGCGGGCTGATCTCGGTGTGGTCGGTCTGGCATGCCCATTTCTGGAGCTTTTGTGTCGGCACCGCGCTGGTAGGGGTGTTCCAGGCCTTTGCCCAGTATTACCGGCTGGCCGCGGCCGACGCGGTGGACGAGCCGGCCAAGAGCCGCGCCATTTCCACCGTCCTCGCCGGGGGTGTCATCGCGGCCCTGGTCGGTCCGGCGCTGGCGGCCTGGAGCAAGGACTGGTTTCCCACGGCGCTGTTTGCGGGGGCCTATCTGGTGGTGGCGGGCATGGGCTTGCTGTCGGTACTGGTGCTGGTCTTGTTCTATCGGGATCAGCGCGAGCCTGCGGCCGCGGCACCGTCCCAGGCCGAGCCCGCACCGGCCCGGCCCTTGACAGTCATTGCGCGTACGCCGGTGTTCATGGCCTCGGTGGCCAACAATGTCGCCGGCTCCATGGTGATGATGTTCATCATGACGGCTGCACCCCTGGCCGCCGTGGCCTGCCATCACGGTATCGACGATGGCGCGGCCATCATCCAGTGGCATCTGGTGGGCATGTATGCGCCTTCGTTCTTTGCCGGGCGCCTGATCCAGCGCATCGGCCTGGGCCCTGTCCTGCTGGCCGGGCTGGGGATGAATCTTGGCTGCGCCCTCATCGCCATGCAATCGACGACCTTGCCCGCCTTCTACGTGGCCTTGCTGCTGCTGGGTGTGGGCTGGAATTTCATGTTCGTCGGCGGCACTACGCTGCTGGCGCAGTCTTACACGCCCGCCGAACGCGCCAAGACCCAAGGCCTGGCCGAGCTGATGCGCTACGCCGCGACCGCCCTGGCCACGCTGGGCGCCGGTCCCTTGCTGGCGCGCTTCGGTTGGGCCACGCTCAATGCAGCCATCCTGCCGGTACTGCTGCTGTCGGCGTTGGTGACGCTGCGCTGGATGTGGGCCCGGCGCGCCGGCCGTACGGCGCTGGCAGCCGGGCTGCGCTAA
- a CDS encoding isochorismatase family protein → MLIQAHQSALLVIDPQEKLLPAIHEGQAVLAQIVRMARIARLLELPVIATEQMPDKLGHNHPDIVQLCDAPLSKQHFDACADGLLAMIPPSVRQIVIAGCEAHICVLQTALSLLQQGYRVLPLLEACGSRRPLDRDAAFERLRAAGATPVTLEMVAYEWLRESGHPQFRAVLKLVK, encoded by the coding sequence ATGCTGATACAGGCCCATCAATCCGCCCTGCTGGTCATCGATCCGCAGGAAAAACTCTTGCCCGCCATCCATGAGGGCCAGGCAGTACTGGCGCAGATCGTGCGCATGGCCCGCATCGCCCGCCTGCTGGAGCTGCCCGTCATCGCCACCGAGCAGATGCCCGACAAGCTGGGCCACAATCATCCCGATATCGTGCAGCTGTGCGATGCACCCTTGTCCAAACAGCACTTCGATGCCTGTGCAGATGGCTTGCTGGCGATGATCCCGCCGAGCGTGCGGCAGATCGTCATTGCCGGCTGCGAAGCCCACATCTGCGTGCTGCAGACGGCGCTTTCCCTGCTGCAACAGGGTTATCGTGTACTGCCTCTGCTGGAAGCCTGCGGTTCGCGCCGCCCGCTCGATCGTGACGCCGCCTTCGAGCGCTTGCGCGCGGCAGGCGCCACGCCGGTGACGTTGGAAATGGTGGCCTATGAGTGGCTGCGCGAGAGCGGACATCCGCAGTTCCGTGCAGTGCTGAAGCTGGTGAAATAG
- the fnr gene encoding fumarate/nitrate reduction transcriptional regulator Fnr has translation MSSLPAHTPVHSPPPLTLHALRASCSACSMHQLCLPMGLDQGDMQRLEQVINRRRKVKRDESLYRFNDKFDMLYAIRLGHFKTFQGNTNGGQQITGFQMAGELLGMDAIGAGHHLCEAVALEDSEVCEIPFARLEDLFRDMPTLLRQFHRMMSLEISREQRVMLTLGSMTAQQKMAAFMLNLSSRYASRGYSSTRFQLRMTREEIGNYLGLAVESVSRLLTNFKKTGVIEVNHRDVELCDLPALRAIALGNDPCA, from the coding sequence ATGTCCAGCCTACCCGCTCACACGCCCGTACATTCTCCGCCTCCGCTCACTTTGCACGCGCTGCGCGCCAGTTGTTCGGCCTGCAGCATGCATCAGCTATGCTTGCCGATGGGGCTGGATCAGGGCGACATGCAGCGACTGGAGCAGGTCATCAACCGCCGCCGCAAGGTCAAGCGCGATGAAAGCCTCTACCGCTTCAACGACAAGTTCGACATGCTCTACGCCATCCGCCTGGGCCATTTCAAGACCTTCCAGGGCAATACCAATGGCGGCCAGCAGATCACCGGTTTCCAGATGGCCGGCGAACTGCTGGGCATGGATGCCATCGGTGCGGGCCACCACCTGTGCGAAGCCGTGGCGCTGGAAGACAGCGAAGTCTGCGAGATTCCCTTCGCGCGCCTGGAGGATCTGTTCCGCGATATGCCCACGCTGCTGCGCCAGTTCCACCGCATGATGAGCCTGGAAATTTCGCGCGAGCAACGCGTGATGCTGACGCTGGGCAGCATGACCGCCCAGCAGAAGATGGCCGCCTTCATGCTCAACCTGTCCTCGCGCTACGCCAGCCGGGGTTATTCCTCGACCCGTTTTCAGTTGCGCATGACGCGCGAGGAAATCGGCAACTACCTCGGCCTGGCGGTAGAAAGCGTGAGCCGCCTGCTGACCAACTTCAAGAAGACCGGGGTGATCGAAGTCAACCACCGCGACGTCGAGCTGTGCGACCTGCCGGCCCTGCGCGCCATCGCACTGGGCAACGATCCCTGCGCCTGA
- a CDS encoding phosphatase PAP2 family protein, whose protein sequence is MTDRPHTPSPCWQGFLRARLERDHHLGLPLTTGLMAVLSSGLLFGLIAYEVSSKGELTRLDQQLADWFNQHAFSPLTELVLGYTHLHGTVGVLLMGAALLWHMIRKARWAWVADLMLVLPGGMLCNFILKHLFARLRPSFDDPILVLHSYSFPSGHTIGATLLYAMLAAYLLNQPGVTAAIGARLRTGARGVRVAVIGAALLLVALTAFSRVYLGAHFLSDVLGAMLLGTSWFALWTTVVFTWQRHYYARARSNRL, encoded by the coding sequence ATGACCGACAGACCCCACACTCCCTCGCCTTGTTGGCAAGGCTTCCTGCGCGCCAGACTGGAACGCGACCACCATCTCGGATTGCCGCTCACGACCGGCCTCATGGCCGTGCTGTCCAGCGGCTTGCTGTTCGGCCTGATCGCCTACGAGGTCAGCAGCAAGGGCGAGCTGACCCGCCTGGACCAGCAGCTGGCGGACTGGTTCAACCAGCACGCCTTCTCGCCCTTGACCGAACTGGTGCTGGGCTACACGCATCTGCACGGTACCGTCGGCGTACTGCTGATGGGTGCCGCACTGCTCTGGCACATGATCCGCAAGGCGCGCTGGGCCTGGGTCGCCGACCTGATGCTGGTGTTGCCCGGCGGTATGCTGTGCAACTTCATCCTCAAGCATCTCTTCGCCCGACTGCGCCCCAGCTTTGACGATCCCATCCTGGTCCTGCACAGCTATAGCTTTCCTAGCGGCCATACCATCGGTGCCACTCTGCTCTACGCCATGCTGGCGGCCTATCTGCTGAATCAGCCGGGTGTAACGGCGGCCATCGGTGCGCGGCTGCGCACCGGTGCGCGCGGCGTGCGGGTGGCCGTGATTGGCGCGGCGCTGCTGCTGGTGGCGCTCACCGCTTTCAGCCGGGTCTATCTGGGCGCCCACTTCCTCAGCGACGTGCTGGGCGCCATGCTGCTCGGGACGTCCTGGTTCGCACTATGGACGACGGTGGTATTCACCTGGCAGCGGCACTATTACGCGCGGGCGCGCTCCAACAGGCTCTGA
- a CDS encoding diacylglycerol kinase family protein encodes MTEQANTQESPASHGKAPTPRADVVAVINARAGGGHADKLAQHITAQFARHGLNAQVHLARSGEDMLQKARQAVREKVPVVAVGGGDGSVNAVASTLLADPHCQSALGVLPLGTLNHFAKDLNIPLSLEDAIANIATGRRLKVDSGEVNGAPFINNSSLGLYPDIVREREKQQARLGRGKWLAFTWAAMGALRRYPFLHVRLSIDGREHWRRTPFVFIGNNQYLMRGLDIGKRTTLTAGQLSLYVCHRTGRWGLLRLALHALFGRLHEAHDFDELTATDIHVETRKKRMRVATDGEVNLMHTPLLYRIRPASLTVIVPQRASGEDDDKTESGLFNKLRGGH; translated from the coding sequence ATGACAGAACAAGCCAATACCCAGGAATCCCCCGCCAGCCACGGCAAAGCGCCGACGCCCCGCGCCGATGTGGTGGCGGTCATCAACGCCCGCGCCGGTGGCGGACACGCCGACAAGCTGGCGCAGCACATCACCGCGCAATTCGCCCGCCACGGCCTGAATGCCCAGGTGCATCTGGCCCGCAGCGGCGAAGATATGCTGCAGAAGGCACGCCAGGCCGTGCGCGAGAAGGTGCCGGTCGTGGCCGTGGGCGGCGGTGACGGCAGCGTCAATGCGGTGGCCTCGACCCTGCTGGCCGATCCGCATTGCCAGAGCGCATTGGGCGTGTTGCCGCTGGGCACGCTGAATCATTTCGCCAAGGATCTCAACATCCCGCTCTCACTCGAGGACGCCATCGCCAACATCGCCACCGGACGGCGGCTCAAGGTCGACAGCGGCGAAGTCAATGGCGCGCCCTTCATCAACAATTCCAGCCTCGGCCTCTATCCCGACATCGTGCGCGAGCGCGAGAAGCAGCAGGCCCGCCTGGGCCGCGGAAAATGGCTGGCCTTTACCTGGGCCGCGATGGGCGCGCTGCGGCGCTACCCCTTCCTGCACGTGCGGCTGTCCATCGATGGCCGGGAACATTGGCGGCGCACGCCCTTCGTCTTCATCGGCAACAACCAGTACCTGATGCGCGGACTGGACATCGGCAAGCGCACCACCCTCACCGCAGGCCAGCTCAGTCTCTACGTCTGCCACCGCACCGGGCGCTGGGGCTTGCTGCGGCTGGCCCTGCATGCGCTGTTCGGACGCCTGCACGAAGCGCACGACTTCGATGAGCTCACCGCCACCGACATCCACGTCGAAACCCGCAAGAAGCGCATGCGTGTGGCCACCGACGGCGAAGTCAACCTGATGCACACACCCCTGCTGTACCGCATCCGTCCGGCCTCGCTGACGGTGATCGTGCCGCAGCGGGCCAGCGGCGAAGACGACGACAAGACCGAATCCGGCCTGTTCAACAAACTGCGCGGAGGGCACTGA
- a CDS encoding metallophosphoesterase — protein MRTLIHLSDLHFGRTDPAIIEPLIAQVHELRPDLVVVSGDLTQRARSSQFKQARQFLDALPQPQLVVPGNHDVPLLNVAARLLQPLRKYKRHITAELQPLYVDEEIAVVGINTARSLTIKDGRVNDRQIELARRQLHGAGDHLVKIIVTHHPFDLPPGPQHHGLVGQAVPAMRAFALCGADVLLAGHVHTSSAVSSAGRYHIPGYSALVVQAGTATSTRGRGESNSFNVLQVESHQIVVHRLGWQPELNSFALAASQTFVQRGSEWFEVNGQAAAR, from the coding sequence ATGCGTACCCTCATCCATCTCTCCGACCTGCACTTCGGCCGCACCGACCCGGCCATCATCGAACCCTTGATCGCGCAGGTACATGAACTGCGGCCCGATCTGGTGGTGGTCTCCGGCGATCTCACCCAGCGCGCACGCAGCAGCCAGTTCAAGCAGGCCAGGCAGTTCCTCGATGCCCTGCCCCAGCCGCAGCTGGTCGTGCCGGGCAACCACGACGTGCCGCTCCTGAACGTGGCCGCGCGCCTGCTGCAGCCGCTGCGCAAGTACAAGCGCCACATCACTGCCGAGCTGCAGCCGCTGTACGTGGACGAGGAAATCGCGGTAGTGGGCATCAACACGGCGCGTTCGCTGACCATCAAGGATGGCCGCGTCAACGACCGTCAGATCGAACTGGCCCGGCGCCAGCTGCACGGCGCGGGCGATCACCTGGTCAAGATCATCGTCACCCATCATCCCTTCGACCTGCCGCCGGGACCGCAACACCACGGCCTGGTCGGCCAGGCGGTGCCGGCCATGCGCGCCTTCGCGCTATGCGGGGCAGACGTGCTGCTGGCCGGTCACGTGCATACCAGTTCAGCCGTCAGCAGCGCTGGGCGCTATCACATTCCCGGTTATTCGGCGCTGGTGGTGCAGGCCGGCACGGCCACCTCCACCCGGGGCCGCGGCGAGAGCAATTCCTTCAACGTGCTGCAGGTGGAGTCGCACCAGATCGTGGTGCATCGGCTGGGCTGGCAGCCCGAACTGAACAGTTTTGCGCTGGCCGCCTCGCAGACCTTCGTGCAACGCGGCAGTGAGTGGTTCGAAGTGAACGGTCAGGCCGCAGCGCGCTGA